One region of Quercus lobata isolate SW786 chromosome 2, ValleyOak3.0 Primary Assembly, whole genome shotgun sequence genomic DNA includes:
- the LOC115975503 gene encoding type IV inositol polyphosphate 5-phosphatase 3 isoform X3, producing the protein MKQGSKQHQQERSRAELYCLDWCVQLFWPRVVMRKWLNITTQDSDFSADEDEEEEEEEEENDDQGQQQQHDTNNSNPQDAFPSLRRRRKSETFRAQYINSKELRICVGTWNVGGKLPPDNLDIDDWLDIDEPADIYVIGLQEIVPLSAGNIFGAESNRPVPKWENIIRETLNRIRPRKSKIKSFSDPPSPSRFKPSDDIPGVEEEVLFESDSDVGEEVHPFDEDSNGFDGFKDKPITEKSICLNSGVSDCTGSAGLPGEQELERQFSSPKRLDRLNCLRTEDSVDVEASVGQNTGKLTRMLSGSERIGLSWPDPPLNLLSQHVLERPNSLRPIRSFRGTKSFRTYSSFKSTTNEVPSQLALLAEIDLESLFKRKRRSSFVRIVSKQMVGIFLTIWVRRSLRRHIQNLKVSTVGVGVMGYIGNKGSISVSMSVYQTLFCFICTHLTSGEKDGDELKRNADVREIHRRTHFHSYSDIGLPKSILDHERIIWLGDLNYRINLSYEKTQELISNKDWSKLVESDQLLRELKKGRTFDGWLEGTLKFPPTYKYEVNSEKYYGEDPKSGRRTPAWCDRILSYGKGMKLLSYRRAEIKLSDHRPVTATYMTEVEVFSPRKLQRALTFTDAEIENDESIVDMGMEVGMGRLRLEEDIPEEC; encoded by the exons ATGAAGCAAGGTTCAAAGCAACACCAACAAGAG AGAAGTAGGGCTGAACTGTATTGTTTGGATTGGTGCGTGCAGCTGTTCTGGCCTAGAGTTGTGATGCGTAAATGGCTTAACATCACCACCCAGGACTCTGATTTCAGTGCTGACgaagatgaagaggaagaagaagaagaagaagaaaatgatgacCAAggccaacaacaacaacatgaCACTAACAATTCCAACCCTCAGg ATGCTTTTCCAAgtttaagaagaagaagaaaatcagAGACTTTTAGGGCACAGTATATAAACTCAAAGGAACTCAG AATATGTGTTGGGACTTGGAATGTTGGAGGGAAACTTCCACCTGACAACCTAGATATTGATGATTGGCTAGATATTGATGAGCCAGCTGATATCTATGTGATTGG TCTTCAGGAGATTGTGCCATTAAGTGCTGGGAATATCTTTGGTGCTGAAAGTAACCGTCCAGTTCCAAAGTGGGAAAACATTATTCGTGAAACACTGAATCGAATTCGACctagaaaatccaaaataaaaagcTTCAGTGATCCACCTTCTCCATCAAGGTTCAAGCCATCTGATGATATCCCAGGTGTGGAAGAGGAGGTATTGTTTGAAAGTGATAGTGATGTAGGTGAGGAAGTTCATCCATTTGATGAAGATTCCAATGGTTTTGATGGATTCAAGGATAAACCAATCACCGAGAAAAGCATATGTTTGAATTCTGGAGTTTCAGACTGTACTGGAAGTGCCGGATTGCCAGGTGAACAAGAGTTGGAGAGgcaattttcttctccaaaGAGGTTGGATAGGTTAAATTGTTTGCGGACAGAAGATTCAGTAGATGTGGAAGCATCAGTAGGCCAAAACACTGGCAAATTAACCAGAATGCTTAGTGGATCTGAAAGGATTGGTTTGAGCTGGCCAGATCCTCCACTAAACTTGCTATCTCAGCATGTGTTAGAGAGACCAAATTCCTTAAGACCGATCAGGTCCTTTAGGGGAACCAAGTCTTTCAGAACATATAGTTCTTTCAAGTCAACCACAAATGAAGTGCCATCACAGTTAGCTTTGCTTGCAGAAATTGACCTTGAGTCTCTTTTTAAGAGGAAACGAAGATCATCATTTGTAAGGATAGTAAGCAAGCAGATGGTTGGGATTTTCCTCACTATATGGGTTCGAAGGAGCTTGCGCAGACATATTCAGAACTTAAAGGTGTCTactgttggtgttggtgttatGGGCTACATTGGAAACAAG GGATCAATCTCTGTCAGCATGTCCGTATATCAGacccttttttgttttatatgtaCCCACCTGACATCAGGTGAAAAAGATGGAGATGAGCTAAAAAGAAATGCCGATGTGCGTGAAATACATCGAAGAACTCATTTTCATTCGTATTCTGATATTGGGCTTCCCAAAAGCATCCTTGATCACGA AAGGATAATTTGGTTGGGTGATCTGAACTACAGAATAAACCTGTCGTATGAGAAAACACAAGAACTTATTTCCAATAAGGATTGGTCCAAGTTGGTTGAAAGTGACCAG CTTCTGCGGGAGCTTAAAAAAGGCCGTACATTTGATGGATGGCTGGAGGGTACCTTAAAATTTCCACCTACATATAAATATGAAGTCAATTCAGAGAAGTACTATGGAGAGGATCCAAAGTCTGGGAGGCGTACACCAGCATG GTGTGATCGTATCCTTTCATATGGCAAGGGAATGAAGCTACTGAGTTACAGGAGAGCTGAGATTAAACTTTCAGACCACCGACCTGTGACTGCCACATACATGACTGAGGTTGAGGTGTTTTCTCCTAGGAAGCTACAGCGAGCACTCACATTTACAGATGCAGAGATTGAAAATGATGAATCCATTGTGGATATGGGTATGGAAGTTGGAATGGGCCGCTTAAGATTGGAAGAG gacATACCTGAAGAGTGTTAA
- the LOC115975503 gene encoding type IV inositol polyphosphate 5-phosphatase 3 isoform X4, which produces MKQGSKQHQQELFWPRVVMRKWLNITTQDSDFSADEDEEEEEEEEENDDQGQQQQHDTNNSNPQDAFPSLRRRRKSETFRAQYINSKELRICVGTWNVGGKLPPDNLDIDDWLDIDEPADIYVIGLQEIVPLSAGNIFGAESNRPVPKWENIIRETLNRIRPRKSKIKSFSDPPSPSRFKPSDDIPGVEEEVLFESDSDVGEEVHPFDEDSNGFDGFKDKPITEKSICLNSGVSDCTGSAGLPGEQELERQFSSPKRLDRLNCLRTEDSVDVEASVGQNTGKLTRMLSGSERIGLSWPDPPLNLLSQHVLERPNSLRPIRSFRGTKSFRTYSSFKSTTNEVPSQLALLAEIDLESLFKRKRRSSFVRIVSKQMVGIFLTIWVRRSLRRHIQNLKVSTVGVGVMGYIGNKGSISVSMSVYQTLFCFICTHLTSGEKDGDELKRNADVREIHRRTHFHSYSDIGLPKSILDHERIIWLGDLNYRINLSYEKTQELISNKDWSKLVESDQLLRELKKGRTFDGWLEGTLKFPPTYKYEVNSEKYYGEDPKSGRRTPAWCDRILSYGKGMKLLSYRRAEIKLSDHRPVTATYMTEVEVFSPRKLQRALTFTDAEIENDESIVDMGMEVGMGRLRLEEDIPEEC; this is translated from the exons ATGAAGCAAGGTTCAAAGCAACACCAACAAGAG CTGTTCTGGCCTAGAGTTGTGATGCGTAAATGGCTTAACATCACCACCCAGGACTCTGATTTCAGTGCTGACgaagatgaagaggaagaagaagaagaagaagaaaatgatgacCAAggccaacaacaacaacatgaCACTAACAATTCCAACCCTCAGg ATGCTTTTCCAAgtttaagaagaagaagaaaatcagAGACTTTTAGGGCACAGTATATAAACTCAAAGGAACTCAG AATATGTGTTGGGACTTGGAATGTTGGAGGGAAACTTCCACCTGACAACCTAGATATTGATGATTGGCTAGATATTGATGAGCCAGCTGATATCTATGTGATTGG TCTTCAGGAGATTGTGCCATTAAGTGCTGGGAATATCTTTGGTGCTGAAAGTAACCGTCCAGTTCCAAAGTGGGAAAACATTATTCGTGAAACACTGAATCGAATTCGACctagaaaatccaaaataaaaagcTTCAGTGATCCACCTTCTCCATCAAGGTTCAAGCCATCTGATGATATCCCAGGTGTGGAAGAGGAGGTATTGTTTGAAAGTGATAGTGATGTAGGTGAGGAAGTTCATCCATTTGATGAAGATTCCAATGGTTTTGATGGATTCAAGGATAAACCAATCACCGAGAAAAGCATATGTTTGAATTCTGGAGTTTCAGACTGTACTGGAAGTGCCGGATTGCCAGGTGAACAAGAGTTGGAGAGgcaattttcttctccaaaGAGGTTGGATAGGTTAAATTGTTTGCGGACAGAAGATTCAGTAGATGTGGAAGCATCAGTAGGCCAAAACACTGGCAAATTAACCAGAATGCTTAGTGGATCTGAAAGGATTGGTTTGAGCTGGCCAGATCCTCCACTAAACTTGCTATCTCAGCATGTGTTAGAGAGACCAAATTCCTTAAGACCGATCAGGTCCTTTAGGGGAACCAAGTCTTTCAGAACATATAGTTCTTTCAAGTCAACCACAAATGAAGTGCCATCACAGTTAGCTTTGCTTGCAGAAATTGACCTTGAGTCTCTTTTTAAGAGGAAACGAAGATCATCATTTGTAAGGATAGTAAGCAAGCAGATGGTTGGGATTTTCCTCACTATATGGGTTCGAAGGAGCTTGCGCAGACATATTCAGAACTTAAAGGTGTCTactgttggtgttggtgttatGGGCTACATTGGAAACAAG GGATCAATCTCTGTCAGCATGTCCGTATATCAGacccttttttgttttatatgtaCCCACCTGACATCAGGTGAAAAAGATGGAGATGAGCTAAAAAGAAATGCCGATGTGCGTGAAATACATCGAAGAACTCATTTTCATTCGTATTCTGATATTGGGCTTCCCAAAAGCATCCTTGATCACGA AAGGATAATTTGGTTGGGTGATCTGAACTACAGAATAAACCTGTCGTATGAGAAAACACAAGAACTTATTTCCAATAAGGATTGGTCCAAGTTGGTTGAAAGTGACCAG CTTCTGCGGGAGCTTAAAAAAGGCCGTACATTTGATGGATGGCTGGAGGGTACCTTAAAATTTCCACCTACATATAAATATGAAGTCAATTCAGAGAAGTACTATGGAGAGGATCCAAAGTCTGGGAGGCGTACACCAGCATG GTGTGATCGTATCCTTTCATATGGCAAGGGAATGAAGCTACTGAGTTACAGGAGAGCTGAGATTAAACTTTCAGACCACCGACCTGTGACTGCCACATACATGACTGAGGTTGAGGTGTTTTCTCCTAGGAAGCTACAGCGAGCACTCACATTTACAGATGCAGAGATTGAAAATGATGAATCCATTGTGGATATGGGTATGGAAGTTGGAATGGGCCGCTTAAGATTGGAAGAG gacATACCTGAAGAGTGTTAA
- the LOC115975503 gene encoding type IV inositol polyphosphate 5-phosphatase 3 isoform X1, with translation MKQGSKQHQQERSRAELYCLDWCVQLFWPRVVMRKWLNITTQDSDFSADEDEEEEEEEEENDDQGQQQQHDTNNSNPQAFGQLGRRLRPRGNRGYDGCVDINDAFPSLRRRRKSETFRAQYINSKELRICVGTWNVGGKLPPDNLDIDDWLDIDEPADIYVIGLQEIVPLSAGNIFGAESNRPVPKWENIIRETLNRIRPRKSKIKSFSDPPSPSRFKPSDDIPGVEEEVLFESDSDVGEEVHPFDEDSNGFDGFKDKPITEKSICLNSGVSDCTGSAGLPGEQELERQFSSPKRLDRLNCLRTEDSVDVEASVGQNTGKLTRMLSGSERIGLSWPDPPLNLLSQHVLERPNSLRPIRSFRGTKSFRTYSSFKSTTNEVPSQLALLAEIDLESLFKRKRRSSFVRIVSKQMVGIFLTIWVRRSLRRHIQNLKVSTVGVGVMGYIGNKGSISVSMSVYQTLFCFICTHLTSGEKDGDELKRNADVREIHRRTHFHSYSDIGLPKSILDHERIIWLGDLNYRINLSYEKTQELISNKDWSKLVESDQLLRELKKGRTFDGWLEGTLKFPPTYKYEVNSEKYYGEDPKSGRRTPAWCDRILSYGKGMKLLSYRRAEIKLSDHRPVTATYMTEVEVFSPRKLQRALTFTDAEIENDESIVDMGMEVGMGRLRLEEDIPEEC, from the exons ATGAAGCAAGGTTCAAAGCAACACCAACAAGAG AGAAGTAGGGCTGAACTGTATTGTTTGGATTGGTGCGTGCAGCTGTTCTGGCCTAGAGTTGTGATGCGTAAATGGCTTAACATCACCACCCAGGACTCTGATTTCAGTGCTGACgaagatgaagaggaagaagaagaagaagaagaaaatgatgacCAAggccaacaacaacaacatgaCACTAACAATTCCAACCCTCAGg CATTTGGTCAATTGGGAAGACGATTGAGGCCTAGGGGCAACAGAGGGTATGATGGTTGTGTTGATATTAATG ATGCTTTTCCAAgtttaagaagaagaagaaaatcagAGACTTTTAGGGCACAGTATATAAACTCAAAGGAACTCAG AATATGTGTTGGGACTTGGAATGTTGGAGGGAAACTTCCACCTGACAACCTAGATATTGATGATTGGCTAGATATTGATGAGCCAGCTGATATCTATGTGATTGG TCTTCAGGAGATTGTGCCATTAAGTGCTGGGAATATCTTTGGTGCTGAAAGTAACCGTCCAGTTCCAAAGTGGGAAAACATTATTCGTGAAACACTGAATCGAATTCGACctagaaaatccaaaataaaaagcTTCAGTGATCCACCTTCTCCATCAAGGTTCAAGCCATCTGATGATATCCCAGGTGTGGAAGAGGAGGTATTGTTTGAAAGTGATAGTGATGTAGGTGAGGAAGTTCATCCATTTGATGAAGATTCCAATGGTTTTGATGGATTCAAGGATAAACCAATCACCGAGAAAAGCATATGTTTGAATTCTGGAGTTTCAGACTGTACTGGAAGTGCCGGATTGCCAGGTGAACAAGAGTTGGAGAGgcaattttcttctccaaaGAGGTTGGATAGGTTAAATTGTTTGCGGACAGAAGATTCAGTAGATGTGGAAGCATCAGTAGGCCAAAACACTGGCAAATTAACCAGAATGCTTAGTGGATCTGAAAGGATTGGTTTGAGCTGGCCAGATCCTCCACTAAACTTGCTATCTCAGCATGTGTTAGAGAGACCAAATTCCTTAAGACCGATCAGGTCCTTTAGGGGAACCAAGTCTTTCAGAACATATAGTTCTTTCAAGTCAACCACAAATGAAGTGCCATCACAGTTAGCTTTGCTTGCAGAAATTGACCTTGAGTCTCTTTTTAAGAGGAAACGAAGATCATCATTTGTAAGGATAGTAAGCAAGCAGATGGTTGGGATTTTCCTCACTATATGGGTTCGAAGGAGCTTGCGCAGACATATTCAGAACTTAAAGGTGTCTactgttggtgttggtgttatGGGCTACATTGGAAACAAG GGATCAATCTCTGTCAGCATGTCCGTATATCAGacccttttttgttttatatgtaCCCACCTGACATCAGGTGAAAAAGATGGAGATGAGCTAAAAAGAAATGCCGATGTGCGTGAAATACATCGAAGAACTCATTTTCATTCGTATTCTGATATTGGGCTTCCCAAAAGCATCCTTGATCACGA AAGGATAATTTGGTTGGGTGATCTGAACTACAGAATAAACCTGTCGTATGAGAAAACACAAGAACTTATTTCCAATAAGGATTGGTCCAAGTTGGTTGAAAGTGACCAG CTTCTGCGGGAGCTTAAAAAAGGCCGTACATTTGATGGATGGCTGGAGGGTACCTTAAAATTTCCACCTACATATAAATATGAAGTCAATTCAGAGAAGTACTATGGAGAGGATCCAAAGTCTGGGAGGCGTACACCAGCATG GTGTGATCGTATCCTTTCATATGGCAAGGGAATGAAGCTACTGAGTTACAGGAGAGCTGAGATTAAACTTTCAGACCACCGACCTGTGACTGCCACATACATGACTGAGGTTGAGGTGTTTTCTCCTAGGAAGCTACAGCGAGCACTCACATTTACAGATGCAGAGATTGAAAATGATGAATCCATTGTGGATATGGGTATGGAAGTTGGAATGGGCCGCTTAAGATTGGAAGAG gacATACCTGAAGAGTGTTAA
- the LOC115975503 gene encoding type IV inositol polyphosphate 5-phosphatase 3 isoform X2, with product MKQGSKQHQQELFWPRVVMRKWLNITTQDSDFSADEDEEEEEEEEENDDQGQQQQHDTNNSNPQAFGQLGRRLRPRGNRGYDGCVDINDAFPSLRRRRKSETFRAQYINSKELRICVGTWNVGGKLPPDNLDIDDWLDIDEPADIYVIGLQEIVPLSAGNIFGAESNRPVPKWENIIRETLNRIRPRKSKIKSFSDPPSPSRFKPSDDIPGVEEEVLFESDSDVGEEVHPFDEDSNGFDGFKDKPITEKSICLNSGVSDCTGSAGLPGEQELERQFSSPKRLDRLNCLRTEDSVDVEASVGQNTGKLTRMLSGSERIGLSWPDPPLNLLSQHVLERPNSLRPIRSFRGTKSFRTYSSFKSTTNEVPSQLALLAEIDLESLFKRKRRSSFVRIVSKQMVGIFLTIWVRRSLRRHIQNLKVSTVGVGVMGYIGNKGSISVSMSVYQTLFCFICTHLTSGEKDGDELKRNADVREIHRRTHFHSYSDIGLPKSILDHERIIWLGDLNYRINLSYEKTQELISNKDWSKLVESDQLLRELKKGRTFDGWLEGTLKFPPTYKYEVNSEKYYGEDPKSGRRTPAWCDRILSYGKGMKLLSYRRAEIKLSDHRPVTATYMTEVEVFSPRKLQRALTFTDAEIENDESIVDMGMEVGMGRLRLEEDIPEEC from the exons ATGAAGCAAGGTTCAAAGCAACACCAACAAGAG CTGTTCTGGCCTAGAGTTGTGATGCGTAAATGGCTTAACATCACCACCCAGGACTCTGATTTCAGTGCTGACgaagatgaagaggaagaagaagaagaagaagaaaatgatgacCAAggccaacaacaacaacatgaCACTAACAATTCCAACCCTCAGg CATTTGGTCAATTGGGAAGACGATTGAGGCCTAGGGGCAACAGAGGGTATGATGGTTGTGTTGATATTAATG ATGCTTTTCCAAgtttaagaagaagaagaaaatcagAGACTTTTAGGGCACAGTATATAAACTCAAAGGAACTCAG AATATGTGTTGGGACTTGGAATGTTGGAGGGAAACTTCCACCTGACAACCTAGATATTGATGATTGGCTAGATATTGATGAGCCAGCTGATATCTATGTGATTGG TCTTCAGGAGATTGTGCCATTAAGTGCTGGGAATATCTTTGGTGCTGAAAGTAACCGTCCAGTTCCAAAGTGGGAAAACATTATTCGTGAAACACTGAATCGAATTCGACctagaaaatccaaaataaaaagcTTCAGTGATCCACCTTCTCCATCAAGGTTCAAGCCATCTGATGATATCCCAGGTGTGGAAGAGGAGGTATTGTTTGAAAGTGATAGTGATGTAGGTGAGGAAGTTCATCCATTTGATGAAGATTCCAATGGTTTTGATGGATTCAAGGATAAACCAATCACCGAGAAAAGCATATGTTTGAATTCTGGAGTTTCAGACTGTACTGGAAGTGCCGGATTGCCAGGTGAACAAGAGTTGGAGAGgcaattttcttctccaaaGAGGTTGGATAGGTTAAATTGTTTGCGGACAGAAGATTCAGTAGATGTGGAAGCATCAGTAGGCCAAAACACTGGCAAATTAACCAGAATGCTTAGTGGATCTGAAAGGATTGGTTTGAGCTGGCCAGATCCTCCACTAAACTTGCTATCTCAGCATGTGTTAGAGAGACCAAATTCCTTAAGACCGATCAGGTCCTTTAGGGGAACCAAGTCTTTCAGAACATATAGTTCTTTCAAGTCAACCACAAATGAAGTGCCATCACAGTTAGCTTTGCTTGCAGAAATTGACCTTGAGTCTCTTTTTAAGAGGAAACGAAGATCATCATTTGTAAGGATAGTAAGCAAGCAGATGGTTGGGATTTTCCTCACTATATGGGTTCGAAGGAGCTTGCGCAGACATATTCAGAACTTAAAGGTGTCTactgttggtgttggtgttatGGGCTACATTGGAAACAAG GGATCAATCTCTGTCAGCATGTCCGTATATCAGacccttttttgttttatatgtaCCCACCTGACATCAGGTGAAAAAGATGGAGATGAGCTAAAAAGAAATGCCGATGTGCGTGAAATACATCGAAGAACTCATTTTCATTCGTATTCTGATATTGGGCTTCCCAAAAGCATCCTTGATCACGA AAGGATAATTTGGTTGGGTGATCTGAACTACAGAATAAACCTGTCGTATGAGAAAACACAAGAACTTATTTCCAATAAGGATTGGTCCAAGTTGGTTGAAAGTGACCAG CTTCTGCGGGAGCTTAAAAAAGGCCGTACATTTGATGGATGGCTGGAGGGTACCTTAAAATTTCCACCTACATATAAATATGAAGTCAATTCAGAGAAGTACTATGGAGAGGATCCAAAGTCTGGGAGGCGTACACCAGCATG GTGTGATCGTATCCTTTCATATGGCAAGGGAATGAAGCTACTGAGTTACAGGAGAGCTGAGATTAAACTTTCAGACCACCGACCTGTGACTGCCACATACATGACTGAGGTTGAGGTGTTTTCTCCTAGGAAGCTACAGCGAGCACTCACATTTACAGATGCAGAGATTGAAAATGATGAATCCATTGTGGATATGGGTATGGAAGTTGGAATGGGCCGCTTAAGATTGGAAGAG gacATACCTGAAGAGTGTTAA